From the genome of Thauera chlorobenzoica:
CCGTGGTCGCAGCAAAAGAGCGCCGAGTACCGTGAGCTGCTCGACAGTCGCGACGACACCCAGCGGGTGGCGCCTGGGGTGTTCCGCGAGTCGGCGGGGGCGCAGCGCGTGTTCTTCGTCGAACTCGGTGCCGGCGAAGACGGGCGGGTGGGCAACGTCTTCGTCAGCGAGGACACCGCCGATGGCCAGCTCGTGGTCATCGCCTCGGCCGCAGGCTACCTGCGCAGCGACGACGAAGGGCGGCGTTTCGTGGTGCTGGAAAAGGGGCGCCGTTACGACGGCCGTGCGGGCACGCCGCAGTACCGGGTGATGGAGTTCGAGCGCTACGAAGTCCAGATCGAGCAGAAGGCGGCGGCCAGCCCGCCTTCGCGTGCCCGCGCCCAGCCGACTGCGGTGCTGATGGCGCAGGCGGACGCGCGCAGCCTGGGCGAATTGCTCGGGCGTGTCGGCGCACCGATCACGGCGCTGCTGCTGGGGCTGATGGCGATTCCGCTGTCGTTCGTCAATCCGCGTGCGGGACGGGCGAGCAACCTGCTGGTGGCGGTGCTGGTGTATCTGCTCTACAGCAATGCGATTTCGGTCTTCCAGTCCTGGGTGTCACAGGGCAAGGTGGGTTTCGTCGCCGGCCTGCTGCTGCCGCACCTGGCGGTGCTCGGGGCGCTCGCGCTGATGTTCCACAAGCGGCTGGCGGTGTCGCCATTCTGGCGGAGGCGGGTATGAGCGCGGTGCTGCTGCGTTACCTCGCGCGCGAGATCCTGGCGGCGACGGCGTTGGTGCTGTTCGCTGTCCTGGGACTGTTCGCGTTCTTCGATTTCATCAACGAGATCGAGGATGTGGGCAAGGGCGGGTACTCCCTCTACCAGGCATTCGTGTATGTGCTGCTGACGCTGCCGGCGCGAGTCTATGAGCTGCTGCCGGTGGCGGTGCTGGTCGGTACGCTGTACGCCCTGGCGACGCTGGCGCGACATTCCGAAATCACCGTGATGCGGGCCGCGGGCATGTCCACGCTCGCGCTGGCGCGCTCGCTCGGGTTGATCGGGCTGGTCCTCGTCGCCGCGACCTTCGTCGTCGGGGAATACATCGCGCCGCCTGCCGAGAGTGCCGCGCAGGAATGGAAGCTGACCGCGACCAAGGCCACGGTCTCGCAGCAGCTGCGCTCCGGGTTGTGGGTCAAGGACGGCCGGCTGGTGATCAACGTGCGCACCCTGATGCCCGACCGCACGATGCGCACGGCCCGCGTGTACGCCTTCAGCGACGATTATCAGCTGCTCTCGATCAGCGAGGCCGAGCGCGGCGTCCATGACGGCGGGAGCGAGTGGAAGCTGCTCGACGTGGTGCGCACGAATTTCCGCGGAACGCATACCGAAGTCGAGCATCTGGCCGAGATCGGCTGGCGCTCGGAGCTGACGCCGGAGGTGCTGGGGGTGCTGATGGTGTCGCCCGAGCACATGCCTTTCGCCAAGTTGTGGACCTACATCCGCCACCTGCGCGACAACAACCAGAACGCCGACCGCTTCGAGATCGCGCTGTGGAAAAAGCTGATCTATCCGTTCGCGGTGCTGGTGATGATCGCGCTCGCCCTGCCGTTCGGCTTCACCCACGACCGCATGGGCGGTGCGAGTGCGCGTATCTTCATGGGCGTGATGCTGGGGGTGGGGTTTCACCTGCTCAACGGCCTGTTTTCCAACCTCGGCATGATCAACGCCTGGCCCCCGGTCCTCGCGGCACTGACGCCGAGTCTGATCTTCCTTGCCGCCGCCGCCGCCTTGCTGCGCTACGTTGAGCGGCGCTGAAGGCGGGCGTATCCCGGCGAAATGAACGGGGCGAAAAAAACAGGGCAAAAAAAACGGGCCCGCAGGCCCGTTTCAGCGTCAAGCGGGGCGCCGGAACGGCGCTCAGCCCTGCTGCTGTTGCTGCGCAGCGGCCTTCTTGGCGGCGGCGGCCTTGTAGTCGAGCTTTTCCTTGATGCGTGCGGACTTGCCCGAGCGCTGGCGCAGGTAGTACAGCTTGGCGCGACGGACATCACCGCGGCGCTTGACTTCGATCCCGGCCACCAGCGGCGAGTAGGTCTGGAAAGTCCGTTCCACGCCTTCGCCCGAAGAGATCTTGCGGACGATGAAGGACGAGTTGAGGCCGCGGTTGCGCTTGGCGATGACCACGCCTTCGTAGGCCTGCAGACGTTCGCGGTTGCCTTCCTTCACCTTGACCTGGACGATCACCGTGTCGCCCGGGGCGAACGCGGGGAGGGTCTTGCCCTGGGTGAGGCGGGCGATTTCTTCCTGTTCGAGTTGCTGAATCAGGTTCATTGCGAATGCTCCATCAATGTTGTCGGCCTTTGTCGTTCGCATCGGCCTGGCCGCAGAGCAGGTCGCCACCTGGTGCGTGCCGTTTGTAATCGGGCGTTCGGGCGCTACCGCCGCCTTCGGCCCCGGCTTGCTCCTGCCTGAATTCCTCAAGCAGTTTCAATTCGGTCTTGCTCAGCTGCCGCGCCGCCAGCAGGTCCGGCCGGCGCAGCCAGGTGCGGCCGAGGGACTGCTTCAGCCGCCAGCGGCGGATCGCCGCGTGGTTGCCCGACAGCAGCACTTCGGGCACCCGTTCATTGTCGTACAACTCCGGCCGCGTGTAGTGCGGACAATCGAGCAGGCCGTCGGCGAAGGAGTCTTCCTGCGCCGAGTCGGCGGTGTTCAGCGCCCCGGGCAGCTGGCGCACGATCGCGTCGAGCAGCACCATCGCCGGTAGTTCGCCGCCCGACAGGACGAAGTCGCCGAGCGACACTTCCTCATCCACTGCGCGCTCGATCAGGCGCTGGTCGATACCCTCGTAGCGCCCGCACAGCAGCACCAGGGCGGGCTCCGCGGCCAGCTCCAGCACCGCCGCCTGGTCCAGTCGGCGGCCCTGCGGCGACAGGTAGATGACCTTGCCGCAGCGCCCGGTCGCTGCGTGCTGCGCGCTGCGCGCGGCCGCAATCGA
Proteins encoded in this window:
- the rplS gene encoding 50S ribosomal protein L19, whose translation is MNLIQQLEQEEIARLTQGKTLPAFAPGDTVIVQVKVKEGNRERLQAYEGVVIAKRNRGLNSSFIVRKISSGEGVERTFQTYSPLVAGIEVKRRGDVRRAKLYYLRQRSGKSARIKEKLDYKAAAAKKAAAQQQQQG
- the lptF gene encoding LPS export ABC transporter permease LptF encodes the protein MIFRRALQREFAQTAAAVFVALFAILISSVLIRLLGQAAGGRVPADAVLALIGFGALAQLPTVLTLTLFIAILMSLSRSYRDSEMVVWFASGVPLTAWIAPVLLFTLPLVVVVGAGSLFLAPWSQQKSAEYRELLDSRDDTQRVAPGVFRESAGAQRVFFVELGAGEDGRVGNVFVSEDTADGQLVVIASAAGYLRSDDEGRRFVVLEKGRRYDGRAGTPQYRVMEFERYEVQIEQKAAASPPSRARAQPTAVLMAQADARSLGELLGRVGAPITALLLGLMAIPLSFVNPRAGRASNLLVAVLVYLLYSNAISVFQSWVSQGKVGFVAGLLLPHLAVLGALALMFHKRLAVSPFWRRRV
- the lptG gene encoding LPS export ABC transporter permease LptG produces the protein MSAVLLRYLAREILAATALVLFAVLGLFAFFDFINEIEDVGKGGYSLYQAFVYVLLTLPARVYELLPVAVLVGTLYALATLARHSEITVMRAAGMSTLALARSLGLIGLVLVAATFVVGEYIAPPAESAAQEWKLTATKATVSQQLRSGLWVKDGRLVINVRTLMPDRTMRTARVYAFSDDYQLLSISEAERGVHDGGSEWKLLDVVRTNFRGTHTEVEHLAEIGWRSELTPEVLGVLMVSPEHMPFAKLWTYIRHLRDNNQNADRFEIALWKKLIYPFAVLVMIALALPFGFTHDRMGGASARIFMGVMLGVGFHLLNGLFSNLGMINAWPPVLAALTPSLIFLAAAAALLRYVERR
- the trmD gene encoding tRNA (guanosine(37)-N1)-methyltransferase TrmD; protein product: MITLFPEMFAALTGSGITRRAKERGLYELEFHNPRDFTHDPHRTVDDRPYGGGPGMVMLAEPLMQSIAAARSAQHAATGRCGKVIYLSPQGRRLDQAAVLELAAEPALVLLCGRYEGIDQRLIERAVDEEVSLGDFVLSGGELPAMVLLDAIVRQLPGALNTADSAQEDSFADGLLDCPHYTRPELYDNERVPEVLLSGNHAAIRRWRLKQSLGRTWLRRPDLLAARQLSKTELKLLEEFRQEQAGAEGGGSARTPDYKRHAPGGDLLCGQADANDKGRQH